From Pieris rapae chromosome 3, ilPieRapa1.1, whole genome shotgun sequence, a single genomic window includes:
- the LOC123690686 gene encoding uncharacterized protein LOC123690686, which translates to MEDFQMSDGSREMTGSDTETEETQWRKTTQVATVGLSKAREALKAIQESKVQEESSVEEIKEWVFQLSERIGVLALKSGNTKPKYAKEMKAAARDIKELAEYLPLQNQTEEIIRLKAKCTRVRMRLEESKKEMEVLKRKLLAQSDNGAEGLTEVLKSFGKDLKSEIMHSTEELLKKKLANIENRLLPKQLKSKSDQTVVDQSIMTLDLQTSPEGTTRPDCWASVVSRKGNKKIVQHEVVPPKGGALLTVPRSAAVLVTLEKEAEENGVTYAEVIKKARKSVALPELGISHINIRRAAAGGRLIEIEGEAYEEKADLLASKLKAALLTMARVSRPEKMVCLRVKGLDDAVTAEDVIAALSKKANCAADLIRCKDIERRYRIRSVLVHCPVAIAKIILEGECIIGWSLVEVVLLKLPPLRCYKCLELGHTRASCTSTEDRSNVCYRCGKAGHKSVRCDEAPHCVICASENMAANHVLGARNCNPTVKTSQAMSM; encoded by the coding sequence ATGGAAGACTTTCAAATGAGTGACGGATCCCGGGAGATGACAGGTTCAGACACGGAAACAGAGGAGACACAATGGAGAAAAACTACCCAAGTTGCTACTGTAGGCTTGAGTAAGGCACGTGAAGCATTAAAAGCGATACAGGAATCAAAGGTACAGGAAGAATCTTCGGTGGAGGAAATAAAGGAATGGGTTTTTCAACTATCCGAAAGAATTGGCGTGCTTGCATTAAAATCGGGAAACACAAAACCAAAGTATGCAAAGGAAATGAAAGCAGCAGCGAGGGATATCAAAGAATTAGCTGAATATCTTCCTCTACAAAATCAAACGGAGGAAATTATTCGCCTTAAAGCGAAGTGTACTCGTGTAAGGATGCGCTTGGAGGAATCAAAGAAAGAGATGGAGGTACTTAAGAGGAAGCTTCTAGCCCAGTCTGATAATGGTGCTGAAGGGCTAACGgaggttttaaaatcatttgggAAAGATCTGAAAAGCGAAATTATGCATTCAACTGAGGAActtttgaagaaaaaattgGCGAATATAGAAAATAGGCTTTTACCTAAACAGTTAAAGTCGAAGTCGGATCAAACAGTAGTTGATCAATCGATAATGACGTTGGATTTACAGACCTCACCGGAGGGAACTACACGCCCAGATTGTTGGGCTAGTGTTGTTTCGAggaaaggaaataaaaagatagTGCAACATGAGGTGGTCCCACCCAAAGGAGGGGCATTGCTCACTGTACCCCGGTCAGCAGCAGTACTAGTGACATTAGAAAAGGAAGCTGAGGAAAATGGTGTTACATATGCTGAGGTTATTAAGAAAGCAAGGAAGAGTGTAGCTTTACCTGAGTTAGGCATAAGTCACATAAACATCAGGCGGGCAGCTGCAGGTGGGCGTCTTATTGAAATAGAAGGCGAGGCATATGAAGAAAAGGCAGATTTACTCGCCAGTAAATTAAAAGCTGCGCTTCTTACAATGGCGAGAGTTAGTAGGCCAGAAAAAATGGTGTGTCTCAGGGTTAAAGGCCTTGACGATGCAGTTACTGCCGAGGACGTAATTGCTGCCCTGTCGAAAAAAGCAAACTGCGCAGCAGATTTAATAAGGTGTAAAGACATTGAAAGGCGATACAGAATAAGAAGTGTGCTTGTTCATTGCCCAGTTGCaatagcaaaaataattctgGAAGGAGAGTGCATAATAGGATGGAGTTTGGTGGAGGTAGTTCTTCTAAAATTACCCCCATTGCGCTGTTATAAATGTTTGGAATTAGGACACACACGGGCGTCATGCACATCCACGGAGGACCGTAGCAATGTGTGCTATAGGTGCGGAAAAGCGGGACACAAATCT